One genomic window of Halorhodospira halophila includes the following:
- a CDS encoding TVP38/TMEM64 family protein, which yields MRLRLPQPSVRWWPGYRPFLLALLLLSGLAVAVWGPWDAEDVVAWGELLVERPWLLLVVVVLQAALFTLALPGSLFLWVVAPFYPPWMSTLTLVAGSTLGALGAYGVAWLLGRDAVPADSRWIRVLRGNSDFLSQCAIRALPGFPHPPLNYGAGWLGLPLKTFVVATVVGLGIKWGVFSLAIYSAVEAAARGGEIDTRAVVVLLGVAVLFVAGAFLRRRLTGRGKDA from the coding sequence ATGCGCTTGCGTCTTCCCCAACCCTCGGTGCGCTGGTGGCCGGGGTATCGCCCCTTCCTGCTCGCGCTGCTGCTGCTCAGCGGCCTGGCGGTGGCCGTGTGGGGGCCCTGGGATGCCGAGGACGTTGTCGCCTGGGGCGAGCTCCTGGTCGAACGTCCCTGGTTGCTGCTGGTGGTCGTCGTGCTGCAGGCGGCGCTGTTCACCCTGGCGTTGCCGGGCAGCCTCTTCCTCTGGGTCGTCGCCCCGTTCTACCCGCCTTGGATGTCCACGCTCACGCTGGTGGCGGGCAGTACCCTGGGCGCCCTGGGGGCGTACGGGGTGGCGTGGTTGCTGGGCCGTGATGCGGTGCCGGCGGACAGCCGCTGGATCCGGGTGCTCCGGGGCAACAGCGATTTCCTCAGCCAGTGCGCCATCCGGGCCCTGCCCGGCTTTCCGCACCCGCCGCTGAACTACGGGGCCGGCTGGCTGGGGTTGCCGTTGAAGACCTTCGTCGTCGCCACGGTGGTTGGGCTGGGGATCAAGTGGGGGGTCTTCTCGCTGGCGATCTACAGCGCGGTCGAGGCAGCCGCCCGGGGCGGGGAGATCGATACCCGGGCCGTGGTGGTCCTGCTCGGGGTGGCCGTGCTGTTCGTCGCGGGGGCCTTCCTGCGGCGACGCCTGACCGGGCGCGGGAAGGACGCCTGA